In Malus sylvestris chromosome 15, drMalSylv7.2, whole genome shotgun sequence, a single genomic region encodes these proteins:
- the LOC126605736 gene encoding thiosulfate sulfurtransferase 16, chloroplastic-like yields MMAVSSMSSSSCFTSSAAIRYPSLLSHKNLIHKSSFSLNGKRLGTGFQNNFNFCVKVSQKRNLEAVGVPTSVPVRVAHELLQAGHKYLDVRTPGEFSAGHAPGAVNIPYLYKVGSGMSKNPEFLKEVSSRFRKHDEIIVGCQLGKRSMMAATDLVAAGFTGITDIAGGYAVWTQTGLPTEI; encoded by the exons ATGATGGCGGTTTCGTCTATGTCATCCTCCTCTTGCTTTACTAGCTCTGCTGCAATTCGATATCCTTCACTTCTTTCTCACAAAAATCTCATCCACAAatcttcattttctctaaaCGGGAAGAGACTTGGCACTGGATTCCAAAACAACTTCAACTTCTG TGTTAAAGTTTCTCAGAAGAGGAATTTGGAGGCCGTTGGAGTTCCAACTTCGGTGCCAGTTCGTGTGGCTCACGAGCTTCTTCAAGCTGGACACAAATATTTGGATGTCAG gACTCCTGGGGAGTTTAGTGCAGGGCATGCACCTGGGGCTGTTAACATCCCTTACTTGTACAAAGTTGGCTCAG GGATGTCAAAGAACCCAGAATTTCTAAAAGAAGTGTCATCACGTTTCAGAAAACATGATGAGATTATAGTT GGATGCCAGCTTGGGAAAAGGTCGATGATGGCTGCAACTGATCTTGTAGCCGCT GGTTTCACTGGCATTACAGATATAGCTGGTGGGTATGCTGTTTGGACACAGACTGGACTTCCAACAGAGATATGA